In the genome of Candidatus Lernaella stagnicola, one region contains:
- the sppA gene encoding signal peptide peptidase SppA — translation MGLLSGFFGSLRRAWSATTWGLAEFTWRRARYDTVEIELSGAFPERWAAQSPLQLMRPRSMSHRDLLDLLNHLAGDDRVRRVILSFGPMATGLARIQELGRALDRLRAAGKEIVANIESMIGTREYLLAARCSRRVMAPSAMLALTGFNMELTYLRGLLDKADVEPELLVAGKYKNMAETFMRKSASRAASEMTEGLLDELYGQLLDDLGEALGKKKAAVAKLVDGGPYSAERARQAGLVDELLYRDELLDSMDAGHEKKIVQGRRYGRFVQRHQRRRARMIGAPVVALVHVTGAIRDGRGDAGRGMPGAGGYVRLFRKIRRNSAVKAVVLRVSSPGGVAGGSDLMRRELQLLAAAKPLVVSMGDVAASGGYMIAVPGKMILAERGTLTGSIGVVAGKFAISGLLAKLGINVESHRRGDAAGVFSGMSRFSEIERKRMTEIIKSSYESFKGTVAEGRGMSKRKINAVAEGRVWTGSEALAGGLIDDLGGLGDALQKAKDLAGGVEGEPVRLWELPVVPGPWRMLLSMGEARVELPSPLNRIEIWREMAAGPYAGLPFELDLR, via the coding sequence GTGGGTTTACTAAGCGGCTTTTTCGGTAGTTTGCGGCGTGCCTGGTCGGCCACGACGTGGGGATTGGCCGAGTTCACGTGGCGGCGCGCTCGTTATGACACGGTGGAAATTGAGTTGAGCGGCGCTTTTCCCGAGCGTTGGGCGGCGCAATCGCCGCTCCAATTGATGCGCCCGCGCTCCATGTCGCATCGCGATTTATTGGATTTGCTCAATCATCTCGCGGGCGACGACCGCGTTCGCCGCGTCATCCTCTCGTTCGGTCCCATGGCGACCGGCCTGGCGCGCATCCAGGAATTGGGGCGGGCTCTGGATCGCCTGCGAGCCGCGGGCAAGGAAATCGTAGCCAATATCGAAAGCATGATCGGCACACGCGAATACCTGTTGGCGGCGCGTTGTTCGCGGCGCGTGATGGCGCCCTCGGCAATGCTCGCCCTGACGGGCTTCAACATGGAACTAACCTACTTGCGCGGTTTGCTGGACAAGGCCGACGTCGAACCGGAACTCCTCGTGGCCGGCAAGTACAAGAACATGGCCGAAACCTTCATGCGCAAAAGCGCGAGCCGCGCGGCGTCGGAAATGACCGAAGGATTGCTCGACGAACTCTACGGGCAGTTGCTCGATGACCTGGGCGAAGCGCTCGGCAAGAAAAAAGCCGCGGTGGCCAAGCTCGTGGATGGCGGCCCCTATTCGGCGGAGCGGGCGCGGCAGGCGGGTTTGGTGGACGAGTTGCTCTACCGCGACGAATTGCTGGACTCGATGGATGCCGGCCACGAGAAAAAAATCGTGCAGGGCCGACGCTACGGACGTTTCGTGCAGCGCCACCAACGTCGTCGCGCCCGGATGATCGGCGCGCCGGTCGTGGCGCTCGTGCACGTGACCGGCGCCATTCGCGACGGCCGGGGAGACGCGGGGCGCGGCATGCCCGGCGCGGGCGGTTATGTGCGGCTGTTCCGCAAGATACGGCGCAACAGCGCGGTTAAAGCGGTCGTGCTGCGGGTGTCGAGTCCCGGCGGCGTGGCAGGCGGTTCGGATTTAATGCGCCGCGAATTGCAGCTTTTGGCGGCGGCCAAGCCACTGGTGGTCAGCATGGGCGACGTGGCCGCGTCCGGTGGATACATGATCGCCGTGCCGGGCAAAATGATTCTGGCCGAGCGCGGCACGCTGACCGGGTCCATCGGCGTAGTGGCGGGGAAGTTCGCGATTTCGGGGTTGCTGGCGAAGCTCGGGATCAACGTGGAGTCGCACCGTCGCGGCGACGCGGCCGGCGTGTTTTCCGGCATGAGCCGTTTTTCGGAGATTGAAAGAAAGCGCATGACCGAGATCATCAAATCCAGCTACGAATCGTTCAAGGGTACCGTGGCCGAAGGCCGGGGCATGTCCAAGCGTAAGATCAACGCCGTGGCCGAGGGCCGGGTGTGGACCGGCAGCGAAGCCTTGGCCGGCGGCCTGATCGACGATCTGGGCGGGCTGGGCGACGCGCTGCAAAAGGCAAAAGACCTGGCGGGCGGCGTCGAGGGCGAGCCGGTTCGGTTGTGGGAATTGCCGGTGGTGCCGGGACCGTGGCGTATGCTGCTTTCGATGGGCGAGGCGCGCGTGGAACTGCCGTCGCCGCTTAACCGTATCGAAATCTGGCGGGAAATGGCCGCGGGTCCGTACGCCGGTTTACCTTTCGAACTCGACCTGCGGTAA
- a CDS encoding 50S ribosomal protein L11 methyltransferase produces the protein MNQKTEAVLYRLIIDVPAEFSDWVAAELFEVGLRGLEEQDTATGKRLIVYGDERRQIDVYAAQTERIVNEMAEFEPAIRTTTITIDEQQNADWATAWMKHFKQTPLTPTLVVQPSWEDLPAPPGKRRLIIEPKMAFGFGTHATTQLAARSVERYVREHPGIDMLDVGTGTGLLSLVAVTVGAHSTLGIDIDQVAIDCARDNAVLNKLEDRCSFAREGIEKIVGPYAFVVANITTPTIVEMLDELERLTAPGGRLALTGILAAGKSDALLPFLDRGFDLVGEEEQDEWTLLELTRR, from the coding sequence ATGAACCAAAAAACTGAGGCCGTTTTATACCGCTTGATCATCGACGTACCGGCGGAGTTTTCCGACTGGGTGGCCGCCGAACTGTTTGAAGTCGGCCTGCGCGGTCTGGAAGAGCAGGACACCGCCACGGGCAAGCGGTTGATTGTCTACGGCGATGAACGCCGACAAATCGATGTCTACGCCGCGCAAACCGAACGCATCGTAAACGAGATGGCAGAATTCGAACCGGCGATCCGCACGACAACCATCACCATCGACGAACAACAAAACGCCGATTGGGCCACCGCTTGGATGAAGCATTTCAAGCAGACGCCGCTCACGCCCACCCTGGTCGTGCAGCCTTCGTGGGAAGATCTGCCCGCCCCGCCCGGTAAACGGCGCCTGATTATCGAACCCAAGATGGCCTTCGGCTTCGGCACCCACGCCACCACCCAACTGGCCGCCCGCAGCGTCGAGCGATACGTGCGCGAGCACCCCGGCATCGACATGCTGGATGTAGGTACCGGCACCGGGCTGCTTTCGTTAGTGGCCGTCACTGTCGGCGCCCACTCGACGCTGGGCATCGACATCGACCAGGTTGCCATCGACTGCGCCCGCGATAACGCCGTGCTCAACAAGCTGGAAGACCGCTGTTCGTTCGCCCGCGAGGGCATCGAAAAAATCGTTGGGCCGTATGCGTTCGTGGTGGCCAACATCACCACCCCCACGATTGTGGAGATGCTCGACGAACTCGAACGCCTCACCGCGCCCGGCGGGCGATTGGCCCTAACCGGCATTTTGGCCGCCGGCAAATCCGACGCGCTGCTACCCTTTTTGGATCGCGGCTTCGACCTAGTCGGGGAGGAAGAACAAGACGAATGGACGCTGCTGGAACTCACGCGCCGCTAA
- a CDS encoding 16S rRNA (uracil(1498)-N(3))-methyltransferase: MDAAGTHAPLSRHYAPYAVAGPMELTGEAAHHLAHVLRARPGQRVVLFDGQGREAPAVIREVQRDRVWLECEDLVVVDRESPLAVTMALALSKGEKPEWICQKVVELGAAAIVVFAAEHSVVRWSPAQVERKLERLAITAQGACAQCGRNVVPPIEYLDSLAAVLDRAGPDATRLALDPTASSTLNATLTGHIRRPIWLIIGPEGGLSTTEQVQICDAGWQIVRFGTRILRTETAAVAALAVVQGACGDLA; encoded by the coding sequence ATGGACGCTGCTGGAACTCACGCGCCGCTAAGCCGGCACTACGCCCCGTACGCGGTCGCCGGGCCGATGGAGCTTACCGGTGAGGCCGCCCACCACCTCGCGCACGTCTTGCGTGCCCGGCCGGGGCAACGCGTTGTGTTGTTCGACGGCCAGGGTCGTGAAGCGCCCGCCGTGATCCGCGAAGTGCAGCGTGATCGAGTGTGGTTGGAATGCGAAGACCTCGTCGTCGTCGACCGCGAATCGCCGCTGGCCGTGACGATGGCCCTGGCGCTTTCCAAAGGCGAGAAGCCGGAGTGGATTTGCCAGAAGGTCGTCGAACTGGGCGCGGCGGCGATCGTCGTTTTTGCCGCCGAGCACAGCGTGGTTCGTTGGTCGCCCGCGCAGGTGGAACGCAAGCTGGAACGACTCGCCATCACGGCGCAGGGAGCGTGCGCGCAGTGCGGTCGCAACGTGGTGCCGCCGATCGAATATCTCGACAGTCTGGCCGCTGTGCTGGACCGCGCCGGGCCCGACGCCACCCGCTTAGCGCTGGATCCCACGGCGTCTTCGACGCTAAACGCGACACTAACCGGTCACATTCGGCGACCGATTTGGCTCATTATTGGACCGGAAGGTGGCCTGTCGACGACTGAACAAGTGCAAATATGTGACGCCGGTTGGCAAATCGTGCGCTTTGGAACCCGAATCCTGCGCACGGAGACCGCCGCCGTCGCCGCGTTGGCCGTCGTTCAGGGGGCGTGTGGCGACCTGGCGTGA
- a CDS encoding NTP transferase domain-containing protein: protein MEKDYRPVVGAIIQARVGSTRLPGKVLRPLAGKPMLAHVIERLRQCRRVDKIVLATTTDPADAELLDLARQLGVEAVTGSEHDVLDRFLHAADVAGLDIIVRICSDSPLIDWEYIDRMIDTLIAERADHVIYDEHAPHACEGFEVVTVDALRRVAELSDDATDREHVTIHIRQHREQFRALQMQILPELQGEFRMSIDVPADYEFMSRIYDALYQPGRPIDLREAVGWLREHPEVLELNRHVRQKDVSAATRRIHMILGPEAFAGPAGERLYRLATEMAEEHHAAFSVTLVGDTPAADWLRERGYPLEGLAPDAPDGRLAKATAFHVAEQSRAKLVLVDEEVVTPAGVAEIEEKSNAAVLPLTTRSDVIAQTLERVYHM, encoded by the coding sequence GTGGAAAAAGATTATCGGCCCGTTGTCGGCGCCATCATTCAAGCGCGGGTGGGATCGACCCGCTTGCCGGGCAAGGTGCTGCGACCGTTGGCCGGCAAACCGATGCTCGCGCACGTGATCGAACGTCTGCGTCAGTGCCGCCGGGTGGACAAAATCGTGCTGGCCACAACGACCGACCCGGCCGACGCCGAGCTTTTGGATCTGGCCCGGCAGTTAGGTGTCGAGGCCGTGACCGGCAGCGAGCACGACGTACTCGATCGCTTTTTGCACGCGGCCGACGTGGCGGGTTTGGATATCATCGTGCGCATCTGCAGCGACTCGCCGCTGATCGACTGGGAGTACATCGACCGGATGATCGACACGCTGATCGCCGAGCGGGCCGATCACGTGATTTACGACGAGCACGCGCCGCACGCCTGCGAGGGCTTCGAAGTGGTGACCGTCGACGCCCTACGGCGCGTGGCGGAACTCAGCGACGATGCCACCGACCGCGAGCACGTCACGATTCATATTCGACAGCACCGCGAACAATTCCGTGCGCTGCAAATGCAAATACTGCCCGAGTTGCAGGGCGAATTTCGCATGAGCATCGACGTCCCCGCCGATTACGAATTCATGTCCCGTATCTACGACGCCCTTTATCAACCCGGGCGGCCGATCGATCTGCGCGAGGCGGTGGGCTGGCTGCGCGAGCACCCCGAGGTGTTGGAACTCAACCGACACGTGCGGCAGAAGGACGTCTCGGCGGCTACCCGTCGGATCCACATGATTCTCGGTCCCGAAGCCTTTGCGGGCCCGGCCGGTGAGCGGTTGTATCGATTGGCGACTGAGATGGCCGAGGAGCACCACGCCGCGTTCAGCGTCACGTTGGTCGGCGATACGCCGGCGGCTGATTGGCTGCGCGAGCGCGGCTACCCGCTGGAGGGATTGGCTCCCGACGCGCCGGACGGGCGCTTGGCAAAAGCCACCGCGTTTCATGTCGCGGAACAAAGCCGCGCCAAGTTGGTGTTGGTGGACGAAGAGGTCGTCACGCCGGCCGGTGTGGCGGAAATCGAAGAGAAGTCGAACGCCGCCGTACTGCCCTTAACCACGCGCAGCGACGTGATCGCCCAAACCCTCGAGCGCGTCTATCACATGTGA
- a CDS encoding radical SAM protein, translating to MREFSEFKVINHLGRVRAVLRGEFPPPITLEIDPTNACNHSCVWCIDRQHREKNGAASLPLEVAKRAVAEAREMGALSLVIKGGGEPLVYPHIAELMRFAKGIGFELGVITNGERIVDHADVLRKTCSWLRISLDAGSAETHRQAHRPTNPDAYERVWKGIDLLAGDVYCGVIYIIHPLTFHEMAVAARRAKESGCQYIGFKRVVADEEIFDAEMYMSIDTNYLFAKRHYEDADFHVMGFRIYNYSQGPRGREYNLCLGHHLVGILCADGGVYACCSTRGMKPFCFGNVYEQSFAEIWHGERRREILKRINDKKCRRICVGHTSYMRYDHYNNLFEYLADEEKPHGNFL from the coding sequence GTGCGCGAATTTTCTGAATTTAAAGTCATCAATCATCTAGGCCGGGTGCGGGCTGTGTTGCGCGGCGAATTTCCACCGCCCATCACCCTGGAAATCGATCCGACCAACGCGTGCAATCATTCCTGCGTGTGGTGCATCGACCGTCAGCACCGGGAAAAGAACGGCGCTGCCTCGCTGCCCCTTGAGGTCGCCAAACGAGCGGTGGCCGAAGCTCGCGAAATGGGCGCGCTGAGTCTGGTGATCAAAGGCGGCGGCGAACCCCTGGTGTATCCGCACATCGCGGAGTTGATGCGTTTTGCCAAGGGCATCGGCTTTGAGTTGGGCGTGATTACCAACGGCGAACGCATCGTCGACCATGCCGATGTGCTGCGCAAAACCTGCTCGTGGCTGCGGATTTCCTTGGACGCGGGCAGCGCCGAAACCCATCGGCAGGCCCACCGCCCGACCAACCCCGACGCCTACGAACGCGTCTGGAAGGGCATCGATTTACTCGCGGGCGATGTGTATTGCGGCGTGATTTACATCATTCACCCGCTGACTTTTCACGAAATGGCCGTAGCGGCGCGGCGCGCCAAGGAGAGCGGCTGCCAGTACATCGGCTTCAAGCGCGTCGTGGCCGATGAGGAAATTTTCGACGCCGAAATGTACATGAGTATCGACACGAACTACCTGTTCGCCAAGCGCCATTACGAAGACGCAGACTTTCACGTCATGGGCTTTCGTATCTACAATTACTCACAGGGACCACGTGGCCGCGAATACAACCTGTGCCTGGGCCATCACCTCGTGGGTATTCTCTGTGCCGACGGCGGCGTGTATGCCTGCTGTTCGACCCGCGGCATGAAACCCTTCTGTTTCGGCAACGTTTACGAGCAATCCTTCGCGGAGATTTGGCACGGCGAACGCCGGCGGGAAATCCTCAAACGCATCAACGATAAAAAATGCCGGCGCATTTGCGTCGGGCACACTTCATACATGCGTTACGATCACTACAACAACCTGTTCGAGTACTTGGCCGATGAGGAAAAACCGCACGGGAATTTCCTCTAA
- a CDS encoding Ig-like domain-containing protein — MNTWKFAMRLLILILALGLLVGASGCGSCDDDDNGGGGGGGGDDDTADDDTADDDTVDDDTVDDDTVDDDTADDDDDTPLPEGVDVEPEDGAADVPLIGALSITSDLPLDPATLAFSFTDGVNIVPGTEKFSLDERSFYYFPDRLLDPAASYVMNFTLDDASYQTDFTTLSDPGVASLTGNADAAPGEAFGWKIIVDEVLVPSAFTEAIRVMLGTLDFLVAPIFLDVETQIATLSAGGGEATDFDGDTFLEINHGATGYQWDGELNGQYFSFAGSFDVEIRDTLITVDHFTVTGLLGENEDEELEIVDGYVSVGSTDCAGLIEAFPYLQWLIDQICFEDYGLFAYVNIHGEYNPLPDIAFDPPLAASDSIEVSFDPALFSMWSGVDSLNTRFEVYQEGSLVLTSYGTPDAVEFPDCCTQVDVDWYSFTTARFNIPAGSELAAGDYTLKFQIGGYGFESDFTI; from the coding sequence ATGAACACATGGAAATTCGCGATGCGCCTCCTCATCCTCATCCTGGCATTGGGTTTGCTGGTCGGCGCCTCCGGGTGCGGTAGCTGCGACGATGACGACAACGGCGGCGGTGGCGGCGGTGGCGGCGACGACGACACGGCGGACGACGACACGGCGGACGACGACACGGTAGACGACGACACGGTAGACGACGACACGGTAGACGACGACACGGCAGACGACGACGATGACACACCCCTGCCCGAAGGCGTCGATGTCGAACCCGAAGACGGGGCTGCGGATGTACCTTTGATCGGGGCGCTGAGTATCACTTCCGACCTACCGCTGGACCCGGCGACGCTGGCGTTCAGCTTCACGGACGGGGTTAACATCGTTCCCGGAACCGAAAAGTTCAGCCTGGATGAAAGATCGTTTTACTACTTTCCCGACCGCCTGCTCGACCCGGCCGCGTCGTATGTTATGAACTTTACGCTTGACGACGCTTCGTATCAGACGGATTTCACCACTCTCAGCGACCCGGGTGTCGCGTCGCTCACCGGAAACGCCGACGCCGCGCCGGGAGAAGCCTTCGGTTGGAAAATCATCGTCGACGAGGTGCTCGTTCCCTCGGCCTTCACCGAGGCCATCCGGGTGATGCTCGGGACGCTCGACTTCCTCGTCGCGCCCATTTTTCTCGACGTGGAAACACAGATTGCGACGCTTTCCGCCGGCGGCGGCGAGGCGACGGATTTCGACGGGGACACCTTCCTGGAAATCAATCATGGGGCGACCGGCTACCAATGGGACGGAGAACTTAACGGGCAATATTTCTCCTTTGCCGGCTCGTTTGACGTGGAGATTCGCGACACTCTGATCACAGTCGATCATTTTACCGTCACGGGCCTTCTCGGCGAAAACGAGGATGAGGAACTGGAGATCGTCGACGGGTACGTCTCGGTGGGCTCGACCGATTGCGCCGGTTTGATTGAGGCCTTCCCCTACCTGCAGTGGTTGATCGATCAGATCTGCTTCGAGGACTACGGCCTATTCGCGTACGTCAACATTCACGGGGAATACAATCCGCTGCCGGACATCGCCTTCGATCCTCCGTTGGCGGCGAGCGATTCGATCGAGGTCTCATTCGATCCGGCTTTGTTTTCCATGTGGTCGGGGGTCGACAGCCTGAACACGCGTTTCGAGGTGTACCAGGAAGGAAGTTTGGTTCTTACTTCTTACGGTACGCCGGACGCGGTCGAATTCCCCGATTGCTGCACGCAGGTGGACGTCGATTGGTACTCCTTCACCACGGCGCGGTTCAACATCCCGGCCGGGTCGGAACTCGCGGCGGGCGATTACACACTGAAATTTCAGATCGGTGGGTACGGATTCGAGAGTGACTTTACGATCTGA
- a CDS encoding lysophospholipid acyltransferase family protein yields the protein MTQVTAHFYPAAMSPKNKYRLTWLDKVVLTVAPPVVAFLLRLWNASCHVVHREHEERELAALKQYGGCIYPTWHQRMWWFFQDFGARHVTMMVSRSKAGEYANALGLKLGFYSVRGSGTRDGSAAMRELIDLLNRREGHKAGMMADGSKGPARELKMGTIKIARETGLPIIPMMCGAKRRIVFKSWDRYFLPVPFTKIVVLHGEPVFVPPDADEQQMEDLRRHVTAVMNEMADRCDAWWGGDPVGKPGFDLPPAKGGDHEPKN from the coding sequence TTGACGCAAGTTACGGCGCACTTCTATCCTGCTGCCATGTCTCCGAAAAACAAATACCGGCTCACGTGGCTGGATAAGGTAGTGCTGACCGTCGCGCCGCCGGTCGTGGCTTTCCTCCTGCGCTTATGGAATGCCAGTTGCCACGTTGTGCATCGCGAACACGAAGAGCGCGAACTCGCGGCGTTGAAACAGTACGGCGGTTGCATCTACCCCACGTGGCATCAGCGCATGTGGTGGTTCTTTCAAGACTTCGGCGCGCGACACGTCACGATGATGGTCAGCCGCAGCAAAGCGGGCGAGTACGCCAACGCCTTGGGCCTCAAGCTCGGCTTCTATTCCGTGCGCGGCAGCGGCACCCGCGACGGTAGCGCCGCCATGCGCGAATTGATCGACCTGCTCAATCGCCGCGAAGGCCACAAAGCCGGCATGATGGCCGACGGATCCAAAGGCCCCGCGCGGGAACTCAAAATGGGCACCATCAAAATCGCCCGCGAGACCGGCCTGCCGATCATCCCCATGATGTGCGGCGCCAAGCGACGCATCGTGTTCAAATCGTGGGATCGCTATTTCCTTCCCGTGCCCTTTACCAAAATCGTTGTGCTGCACGGGGAGCCCGTTTTCGTGCCGCCGGACGCCGACGAGCAACAAATGGAAGACCTGCGGCGACACGTGACCGCCGTCATGAACGAAATGGCCGACCGCTGCGATGCCTGGTGGGGCGGCGACCCGGTCGGCAAGCCGGGCTTCGACCTGCCCCCCGCCAAAGGGGGCGACCATGAACCAAAAAACTGA
- the infA gene encoding translation initiation factor IF-1 has translation MSDDTYTLEAEIIEALPNAMFRVKLNDPDKEAIVHTAGKLRRPRLRIYLGDRVEVAFSPYDNELENGRIVKRLD, from the coding sequence ATGTCGGACGATACATACACCCTGGAAGCGGAGATCATCGAAGCGTTACCTAACGCGATGTTCCGCGTGAAGCTGAACGATCCTGATAAAGAGGCTATCGTTCATACGGCCGGCAAATTGCGTCGCCCGCGGCTGCGTATTTACTTAGGGGATCGCGTCGAAGTGGCTTTCTCGCCCTACGACAACGAATTAGAGAACGGACGCATCGTCAAACGGCTCGACTAA